The Kiloniellales bacterium genome includes a region encoding these proteins:
- a CDS encoding LysE family transporter: protein MLAIQDPALWASLITIAGVWLVTVMSPGPNFLATVHTAVRRSRTAGLLVVLGITLGTTLWAAGSLLGLGLLFQTAAWLYLVVKFAGAAYLILVGIQILLSARKPAAVDEGAGTSETGWRAFRLGLLTDLSNPKAAAFFTSLFAVTVPPEAPLSFDLLVVACVVATAGVWYALVACTVVLDPVAALYRRSARAVTAVTGAVFVALGLRLAAER, encoded by the coding sequence ATGCTCGCGATCCAGGACCCGGCTCTCTGGGCCAGCCTGATCACGATCGCCGGCGTCTGGCTGGTCACCGTGATGAGCCCCGGACCGAACTTCCTGGCGACGGTGCATACGGCGGTGCGGCGGTCCCGCACCGCGGGCCTGCTCGTGGTCCTGGGCATCACCCTGGGAACCACCCTCTGGGCGGCCGGAAGCCTGCTCGGCCTGGGCCTGCTGTTCCAGACCGCCGCCTGGCTGTATCTCGTCGTCAAGTTCGCCGGAGCCGCCTACTTGATTCTGGTCGGCATCCAGATCCTGCTCTCGGCCCGTAAGCCGGCGGCGGTCGATGAAGGCGCCGGGACGAGCGAAACCGGCTGGCGCGCCTTCCGCCTCGGCCTGCTCACGGACCTCAGCAATCCCAAGGCGGCGGCCTTCTTCACCAGCCTCTTTGCGGTCACCGTGCCGCCCGAGGCGCCGCTCTCGTTCGACCTGCTGGTGGTCGCCTGCGTGGTGGCCACGGCCGGCGTCTGGTACGCCCTGGTCGCCTGTACCGTGGTGCTCGATCCGGTGGCGGCGCTCTACCGGCGCTCGGCCCGC